Part of the Bacteroidota bacterium genome is shown below.
GGTTTTAAGTTTTTTTCAAAATTTATTCCGCATGATATAGAAACATTTGGTTTGTGGCTTATGCCAGCATCGCATGTAGCACCTGCATACAGGCCAATCCACCGCTTGCCTGGGCTAAGTGTATCTGTATTTTTTTCCTTTTGCAAAAAAACAGAATCAATTTTATTTTGATTTTTTTTGCTTTGAAAATCTTCCACAACATCGGGTACTTTTTTCACAAATGCCTTTTCAATTTCAGTATTCATTATTACTTTTTCACTTTGTTTTATCGATGCAGTATTTGGTATAGCAGCTTCTTTTGCCTGAATATTATTTTGATATTCTTTATAATCATCCATAAAATATTTTTTGCTCGTATTTTTTTGATATAAAATAGGAACATTGTTCTCTTTTATTTCATTATTTGATGGATTATTACTGCTATTATTATTTGTAGTTTCATTCTTTATTTCAGGTTTTGTAATAGTGGGAAGTTTATTTCCTGAAGTGATTTTTTCTGATTGTATATTGTTATTTGAATCTCTCATGAGCATCCATGTCCCAATTCCGCTGGCGAATCCCACAAAAATAAATATCCAGAAAAAACCTTTACTACGTTTCTTTTTTTCTAGAAGCTTTTCAGCTTCTAGCCAATATTCTTCCTTAAAGCCGAAATCTTTGTTATCATATTTCCGTTTCAAAAAATCATCGAATGGTTCTCTTGGGTCAGGCATTTTAGTTGATATAATTTTTGAAAGTATATAATATAAATATAATAATAAGACTAGCACCACCAACAGTATAGTTTTTAGGGATAGAACTTCCCATCATACTTATCAGTAGTTCTTTTAATTTGGTTCGTGCTTGGTTCACATGCCATTTGCTAGTACCCACACTCATGCCTAGTTGTTCCGAAATTTCTTGGTGACTAAACCCATCAATCGCAAATAAATTAAAAACTTTTCGACTCATTTCTGGCAATTTTTGCATGGCCTGTTCAATATGTTCCACTTCAATTTTCTTATCAGCCTCATTCAAGTCAAAATCATTTTGAAATTCATTAAGTTCGCTATGTTCTGTTAATTCTATCATGGCTTTATAGTTTTTTTGTCGTCTGAAATCATCAATACATACCCGCACAGTAACGGTTCTAAGCCAACTTTCGAATAATTGACTACTATCATAGTAATGCAAATTAGTCAAAGTTTTTAGATAAGCTTGGTTTACCAATTCCTTGGCTCCATCAGTCCCATTGGCATAACGGTAACAAATACCCATCATAAAGCCATAGCACAAGCGGTAAAGCTCATACTGCGATCGGCGGTCGTTGTCAATACAGCCTTTTAGTATGGTCGGGTTTATTGTTAGCACGCTTGCAAAAGTATGTCAATTGGGAATACGCAGCTCGTTTTGCAGAGGTTGGGTAGGCTGTTGAAATAAAAAAATAAATCATGGCTAAAAATAAAACCAGGGTCTTATGGATAGGTCGCTATTTTCCAAATTGCGAATCCAAATATCTGGTGTCATTAGGCGAATGTGGTGATACAATAATATTGAAAAAGTGAGCAATAAAAGTGATTTCATACCATTTCTATTTGTCGAAAGTAAAACTATTGAAAAAACTGTTCGATTTACAAGCACCACCTGTAGATTCTATTATAAAAAATAAACCGTCTTTCTGGAATAGTACGACCTCATAACCAGTATCGACCGAGAAATACTTAAATTTATAGGCATCGCAACCCGCAAATTTTGTTTTCTCAGATACACTTTTATAATAGGACTTATAATTGCTGGCATTTTCTTCGAGGCTCAACTTATTTTTTTGAATACCAATAGTAAAACGACCTGAATTGTCTTCAAATGCTTCAAAATATTCTCCGTTACGGTAGTAATTTTTAGGATTTTTTACACCTGATGGGAGTAAAATACTAAAATCATACTTTCTATTTTTCAATACTTCCCAACCCTTTAATATATCGCAGTTGCTTGTGATGAGTTCGTCTACGTTTTTTAAAGAGAAATCAGGATTTTCACTCGTCATTACTTCATAAGTTTTATATAAGTCATCGCATGCATATTCTTTTGCATTTATTTTGGAAGTGGCTGTCGTAATATATTCATTCGTGCCACCGTTCAATATACAATTGGCCCTTAAAAAGTACGACATGAAAGAATTGTGGTCAAAGCCTGTAGCTGTATTTAGATAGATGAGAGCAAGATTGTAATCTCCTAATAAATAACGTGCATAAGCCAAATTCTCATATACATATTTTGGAACAGACTCCGAACGATCTTTACTTAAATCTACGGCCTTGGTGATATCTTCCAAGCCACCATCATAATCTTTCTGCAAGCATTTTATATAACCCCTGCCATTATAACCCTCATACGTATTTGGATATTTTGCTATAATTGCATTGTATTCATCCATACTCCCTTTGTAGTCTTTTAAAAACATTTTACATTTTGCCAACAATACCCAGGAGGGAATAAGTGTATCAGTTTTCAATTGTTCATTTATATCTGCTGCACAATTTGCATAATCGCCCAATAAATATTTTGCTTTTGCACGCATTCCAATTGCATCTACTTTATTAGCGGTTAGTTCCATGCTTTTGTTTAAGTCTTCAATAGCAGCATCAAGTAGTCCTTTACTTTTTGTCTTGGTGTTGGTATACATCCTAATATAAATTTCAGCACGCAGATAATATACAGTAATATCTTTATATCCTGCTGAAATTAAAAAATCATAACCGCTCAAGGCTGGTGTGTATTCACCCATATTCAAACAATTATAGCTTCGCCAGAATATGATATCATGGTCTGTATTTTTAAATTCATACGCTTTTCCATCAGCAAAATATTTACTGGCTTTGGTATAAAGTCCATTTATTGTTAAAGCATAGGCAACTGTATTATAAAGTTTTATTTCGTTGAATTTAATATCTCGTTGATATGCTTCTATGGCAATTTTATTATATTGCTCCAATTTTTCATAACTGCCAATTAAATATTCATTATACGCAATTCCTTTTGCAATTTCTTCTACTTTCGCAGCTAGATTAATTGTTAATATATAATTCTTTTCAGAAAATGCTTTTTTCATTCCATCAATTGCTTTCTCCGATTCAGTTGGTTGCCGCGAATAA
Proteins encoded:
- a CDS encoding RNA polymerase sigma factor, which produces MLTINPTILKGCIDNDRRSQYELYRLCYGFMMGICYRYANGTDGAKELVNQAYLKTLTNLHYYDSSQLFESWLRTVTVRVCIDDFRRQKNYKAMIELTEHSELNEFQNDFDLNEADKKIEVEHIEQAMQKLPEMSRKVFNLFAIDGFSHQEISEQLGMSVGTSKWHVNQARTKLKELLISMMGSSIPKNYTVGGASLIIIFILYTFKNYIN